In the genome of Conger conger chromosome 8, fConCon1.1, whole genome shotgun sequence, one region contains:
- the meig1 gene encoding meiosis expressed gene 1 protein homolog isoform X2, which translates to MSCASYLRSARPKAMSRAKQWTDEVENLYRFQQAGYRDELEYKQIKQVEMIDRWPETGFVKKLQRRDNTFYYYNRKRECEDKEVHKVKVYAY; encoded by the exons ATGTCCTGTGCCTCATATCTGCGTTCCGCCCGACCAAAAGCGATGAGCCGTGCTAAGCAGTGGACGGATGAAGTGGAAAACCTGTACAGATTTCAGCAAGCCGGTTATAGGGATGAACTGGAGtacaaacaaatcaaacaagTCGAAATG aTTGATCGGTGGCCTGAAACTGGCTTTGTGAAAAAGCTACAGCGACGAGATAACACATTTTACTACTACAACAGAAAAAGGGAATGTGAGGACAAGGAGGTCCATAAAGTGAAAGTATATGCATACTGA
- the meig1 gene encoding meiosis expressed gene 1 protein homolog isoform X1, whose translation MLPGPVRLSSFIKMSCASYLRSARPKAMSRAKQWTDEVENLYRFQQAGYRDELEYKQIKQVEMIDRWPETGFVKKLQRRDNTFYYYNRKRECEDKEVHKVKVYAY comes from the exons ATGTTACCAGGACCCGTACGTCTAAG ttCCTTCATCAAAATGTCCTGTGCCTCATATCTGCGTTCCGCCCGACCAAAAGCGATGAGCCGTGCTAAGCAGTGGACGGATGAAGTGGAAAACCTGTACAGATTTCAGCAAGCCGGTTATAGGGATGAACTGGAGtacaaacaaatcaaacaagTCGAAATG aTTGATCGGTGGCCTGAAACTGGCTTTGTGAAAAAGCTACAGCGACGAGATAACACATTTTACTACTACAACAGAAAAAGGGAATGTGAGGACAAGGAGGTCCATAAAGTGAAAGTATATGCATACTGA